The following DNA comes from Candidatus Methanosuratincola sp..
AAAGGAGCTCCACCACTGCATAGTCGGACTGGTGGCGTTCTGCGAAGTCTGCAGCAGGAGGTACCTGCTTTTCAACGAGTACTATGAGAACAAAAATGAATTTGAGGAGACTGCATTGAAGATTCTTAGCTCTTTCAGGTGCCGTTGCGACGAGGATCAAGAATGATTGAACAAGCAAAATGAAATAACAAAATAAAAGTAAAAATAGTCCTAGCGCGTAAGCGCGCCTTCATACTCGTTGTACTCCCAGGAGCCGCCGCTGCAGCAGTCCGCAGGCCACCCTCCGAAGATGTCGTATATTATGACTATCGTATCCTTATGCGCGAGAGTGAACTTGTCCGGCGATGCCGTAAGATAATTGAAGGTCTTCTTCTCCGCGTCCCAGAAGTATATCATCCATTGGGCCATCGTCGCGGGGTCGCCCTTGATCCCGTTGATCTCGTCGATGTACCTCATGCCCGATATGTTCCCGTAAGTGACCTTGAAGTCTACGCTGTCTGGGTCCTCAACAAGGATCCTCTCGAATAAAGACGTGTTGTTGAGGTCGTAGACTCTCAACTCCATTATTTTCGCCTTCTTTATGCTCTGGATAGCATCTATTATTGTAGACCCGTATGGCAGCTCTATCTCCTCAAACCAGTAGGCAACACCGTGGGTATCGTTGTAGGTCGTGTTAAGATCGAATCCTATGTCGACTTTCACCATCTTCTCCCCCATCGGCGTTTCGTAGTACAGAAGTCTTCCGCCCCTCCCTATCTCGTAGAGGTTGTACTTGTTCATGTTCTCTATGAATCCTGACCCAAAGGTTTGGAATCCTATCGCGCTGCCTACAGAGATCACTGTAACCAAAAATACTAACATCATAGCCCAGTATTTGAACGGAGGCACCACGTTCTCTTCCATTTCCATACCCATCTAAAAACAAAACGCCTTCCCTAATATCTGTTGTGTCGTTCTATTCTTTTAAATACGAAGAAAATAAAATATATATTTTTTTTATTATATTTGTAATATATCCGTTTCAATAAACAAAAAAGTTAATTTTTTGAGGGTTTTCGGCACGGTTCTGTATATAAAGTCTTTTATGGCTTTTCGTAAGCTATATTAATCCCTCTGGTCGAAAGTTCTTTTCAAGAAAACTAAATGGTGGGAAAACATGTTCGAATTGTTTCTGATGAACGAATACTCTACATTGATTCTCTTGGACATGCTACGAGGCGTCTTCGGCACATACGGCTGGGGCCTGCCAGCTGCATGGACAGGCACATGGGCAATCGTCTACCTCGAGGAGTTCATCCTCTGGTGGTTTGTTCCGATCGTTTCGATGCTGTGGTGGCGTGCTTGGATCAAAAAGCATCCGGAGCTTGCTGAGGAGATATAAGGGGGTATAAAAAATGGACGAAGCAGCATTTGCAACAGGAAAATTGATTGAAGGCATAATTATCGTGATTTGGATTGCGCTGATCCTCGGCGTCGGACTTTGGTCCAGGAAGAGGGTCAAGGCCTCTGGCGACTTCATGGTCGGCGGCAGGGCGATCCCCGTCTGGATGCTCGGGATGTGGAGCGCTGGCGCCTCTGTGAGCGCTTGGGCCTTCTTCGGTCTTCCTGGAGGGATATACGCAGCAGGCGCATGGCAGCACTGGGCTATCTGCACACCTATGATCGCAGGCTTCCCGCTCACCGTGATCTTCCTCGGAAGGTGGATGCGGATCTCTGCGAAGAAATACAACCTTATGACGATGCCTGACTTTCTGGGGGAGGTCTACGGAGGTAAGCTGATTAGGATCTTCGCGGCCATCGGAATCGTGATTGCATGCGTCTTCTACGCGACTGCGCAGTTCAAGGCCATCGGAGTCCTCATTGGGACACTGCTGAACATCCCGTACCAGCCCGCAGCTGCACTCGGGATCGCGATCTCGGCGGTCTACGTGCTCCTTGGGGGCTTCATCGCGGGTGCAATTATAAACTCGCTCAACGTCTCGATGATGATCATCGCTTCGTTGCTCGCCGTGGGTCTCGGATACACATGGACTGGTGGCTACGGCAAGATGCTCTACACGATCTCACAGGCGACTGGTGGAACTACTTGGCTGAACAACGACGCCGCACTCGGCGGGATGGCATGGTTCTTCTGGATCAGCTGGGCGCTGTTTCTCTCCAGCTTCGGTCTTGTCGGGCAGCCCGCAATAGTCCAGAAGCTTTACGGCATCAAGAAGCCCAGCACGCTCTGGCTGTGGGGTCTCATGGGCGGTATAATCTTCGGAGTCACCTGCCCTGCCTACTGCTACCTGGGTGTCGTGACAAAATACCTAGCTGTAACCGACCCGACAGTTGCACCTGCAATAGCCGGTCTTGGCTTGGGCGCTGACGGTGTGATCGCTTGGCTGACCGTCTACAAACTCGGAGTCGAGGCGCCTATTCTGGGCGGCCTTCTGATCGCCGGAGTCATCGGCGCTGCGTGGAGCACAATCGACGGCTTCATCATGATGGGCGGAGCCGCAATCGTGAGGGACATAATCAACAAGTGCTTCAGGCCCAACTGGACCGACAAGCAGCTGCTCAGGAACTTGAGGATAGCGATGCTTGTGGTCGGCATCATAATGGCAATTGAGACACTATTCCCCTCTGAGATCATCACATGGCTGGCAGCGATCGGATGGGCTCAGTTTGCAGCCACCCTCGCACCTGCGCTACTCCTGGCTACCACCTGGAAGGGTGTGACCAAGTGGGGAGGTGCGGCTGGCGTCGGTGTCGGCATGGCCGTCTGTGCATTCCTGACACTTGTCTACCGTCTGCCTCCAACATCGTCGCCTTGGGGTCTTGGAACCGCTGGATTCATGAAGACGTTCTACCTTGATGCCGGAGCCTGGGGCATGATACTCGGCTTCTTGACCATCATCGTCGTCTCCTTGGTAACCAAGAAGGAGCGCGGTCCGCTCTACTACGACATCCACAAGGACGTACCGAAGCCTCAGTAAACAACAACCTTTTTTTATTATTTTAAACTTTTATTTTTCAAAGTCTTTATATAACATGCGCATTCACTACTAGATTGCAATGGCGTTCGAATTTGTCGATTTTGACGGCTTCTGGCTCCCTCTATTGAACTTTGTCATAGGGGTCTCTGTGACCCTTATCATAGCATACTTGATAAACCGCACCCTGCACGTCCGCATAGCAAAGATCATAGAGCGAAACCCGAGCCTTGAGACCAGCTACTGCTTCATAAGGCGCCTGGTTCTCGCCGTAGTAATCATAATCGGGGTTACTTCCGCCACGTTCGCCGCCTTCCCTGAGCTAGGGGCTTCGATCGCCTCGATATTCGTGGCTGCTGGCTTCGCCTCGATAGTCGTGGGCCTCGCTGCCCAGTCGACTCTCTCAAACATACTGGCAGGGATGACAATATCGATATTCCAGCCGATCAGGATCGACGAGGCAGTCATGTTCAACAACGAGTTTTGCTTCGTCGAGGACATCAAACTTATGCACACTGTGCTCAGGACCTGGGACAACAGGCGGCTGATGGTTCCCAATTCCAGGCTGCAAAACGAGGTTATCGTAAATTACACGAGGACTGACCCTAGCAAACTGACTCCGGTGCTCGTCTCCATAAGCTATGAATCGGACTTGGATAAGGCGATGCAGATCATGGTGGACGTCGCGAAGCGCCACCCTGACTGCCTCCCGATGGGGGACCTCCCAAAGGTACAGGTAATAGAGTTTGGGGACTCTGGGATAACCCTCCGGCTCTTGAGCCGGGCCAAAGACCAGGGCACTTCATTCCAAATGGCTAGGGACCTGCTCAAAGAGATCAAAAAGGAATTCGACGCGAACGGCATAGAGAAACCTTACCCGCGGCGATACCTCGTGGTGGACCCCAAGATCCAGAGGCTCCTGGAGGAAGGCATCCTCAAACCGAAACCGAAGCGGACACCAAGGAAGAAGGGCGACCAGGCAAACACTGAGAGCGAAGCTGCCCCGACCGCCAAGTAACACAAATATACCTGCGCTTACCTATCCGAATGCATTGGAGGTCCTTCTTTGGCAGAAAAAGTCAAGCCGAGTCAAGTTCCCGGCGAGGTCAAAATACTCGCCGCCATCGAAGCTTTTGCAGGCGTCACTTACATACTCTACCTGATAAGGTTCCAGACCATCGATCCCTTCGTCGCGCTGCCATTGATCATGGCGGCTGTGAGCTTTGGCATAGCCTATGGGCTGTACAAGATAAAGCGCCTCGCATGGTTCCTGTCGATGGGCTTCTCCCTATTCGGATTGATATTCGGGACGGCGGGGGTGTTGGTTTCGGGACTAACGGCTGAGTCGGTCCTTCTCGACCTGCCCAAGCTCGTATTGGACTTTATAACCATCCTGCTACTGCTTTCCAAGGACGTGCGCAGGGTCTTTAGGATTTAGCTCAACCGTTGACCCAAAAGTCCAAAGTATTGTGCTGCAAACTTTTTTAATCACTTCGCCTTCTTGTCTTGCAGTGCTCCCAAATGATAGAATCGGCGTTCTTCAGCCTCTCTGATCTGTCCTATTGGCCTTACCAAGTCGCACTTGTTTCGGCCCAGATCTTCGCAATACTCAATCCAGTCAGCGTCCTGCCAGTCTTCCTCTCCCTTACCGAAGACCTGAATCCTGCATCCAGGCACCGAATAGTGGCCAGATCCTCATTAGCCGTCTTCACGATCTGCCTGGTAATGGCAATAGCGGGGAACTATATCCTAGGCTTCTTTAACATAAACATAGCCAGCCTCAGAGTGGGGGGAGGTATCCTCTTGATGGTGATCGCGGTGGAGATGCTTGGGGGCTTGCCCAGGACAAAGAGCATCGACGCGAGGGAAGAAGTCGCAATAGTTCCGATTGCAACCCCCCTTTTAGTAGGCCCCGGCACGATGACCACTGTTATACTCTTGTCTGCAAGCGTTCCATTAGCAGTACTCGTTTCGAGCATAATTTTCGTTGTGCTGCTTACATACATCATACTCCGGTACTCGGAGCACCTGATCAGGCTAACCGGAAAGAACGGAATAAGGGCTTTGGGAAGATTCATGACAATAATAATTGCAGCCTTCGCAGCCCAGCTCCTCTACTCTGGACTAACTGAATGGTTGCTTTCTTGGGGAATGATAAAGTAAAATCAGAAAGGAGTTTTTTCTGTTTTCGGGCTCTCTTGAACCTATCAAAAACAAGAAGCTTTTAATGAAGATAATAAAAATTATAAAAAAACAAGAATTAACAGTTTACCTTATAGTAAAAACAGAATCAAGCTCGGTAGGTACGGAGGATAATTAAAAGGGGTTCAACGATCAAGGCTTTGTGATGCAGCATTGAAGAAAACAAAAAAAGGGGCTGCTTATGTGTGCTATCGATGAGCAAATATAGCGATGATGTACGGCACTATTTGCTGGTCGTCACTGTTGGCTTGGTAGCTGCCTTCTTCGCAGTTGCGTTTTACCTGCTGTATTCGGCTTTGTGGAGTTCAACTCAAATTGCTTTCAGCTCTTCCCTGCTCTTCCTCCTGCCTGCAGCTTTCGTTTCTATCGGCTTATCTTACGCACTTGTAAAGCTGTTTGCGAAAACAAAAACAGCAGGTTCAGGAACCCATGCCTTGCTTGAAGCGTATCACCTGACCAACGGAGAAATAAGCCTAAGAGACGTTATCGTTAAGCCTGCCGCTGCTATCTTAACTATAGGATTTGGTGGAAGCGCTGGACCCGAAGGGCCGAGTTTGCTGGCTGGAGGGGGAGTAGCTGCCGCACTGTCCAGATATTTTAAAGTTCAAGCCGACCTGCGGAGGAGGTTATTCATCGCCGGGGCCGCGGCTGGGCTGGCAGCCACTTTCAGGACTCCTCTAACAGCAATTCTCTTCGCCCTAGAGATCCCTTATAAGAATGACCTGGAAAGGGAAGCCTTTATTGAAGCTACCCTTGCTTCTGTTCCCGCGTATTTGCTTTCTATAGTTATGCTTGGAAGCGAATCCATCTTTGGTGCCGTAGACAGTTTCTCCCTAACACTCGATAACATTTTTCTCTCACTGTTGCTTGGATTGGTATGCGGGTTTTATGCGCTGTTCTTCATCAAAACCTTTTCTTGGGTCGAAAGGGTTGCCTTCAGGATGAGGAAAAAAATTGGCAACATCCGCCTAATATTTCTTGGCGCGATTATGCTGACTGTTTCAGGTGCTTTCTCGGTTTACACTCTGGGTGCGGGCTTGCACCTTGTGGACGCCATGCTGCAAGGAACTGCGTTCAGCATCGTGGTTCTGGCATTGATAGTGTTGCTCAAGACTTTGATGACGTCCATAACTTTGAATTTCGGTGGAAGCGGTGGGCTCTTCTTCCCAACTATTGCAATCGGCGCTGGGATAGGCTACATTTTTTCGTCAATTTTCAACCCAAATTTAAATGCGATGTTTATTGCTGTGGGGATGGCTGCACTGCTGTCCGGGACGCATAAAATCCTGTTGACTCCTGTGGCTTTCGTGGTGGAATCTTTAGGTGGCGTATTTGCCATTCCGGCGCTTTTGGCAAGCGGAGTGAGTTACCTTGTATCGGGAAAGTACTCGTTTTATCCTTTGCAACCACGTGCAAAATTGAAGACTAAGGAGTTGGCACTGGAAAGATTCTACTTCAAAGGAAAGGAGTTTGTTCCTGAAAAATTAAAAAGTATTCTAGCGAGCGAATTTATGACCAAAAATCCGGTTGTACTGCATCAGGGGACGACGGTGCAGGAGGCACTCAAGACGTTCAAGAAGAGAAACCTGAGGGTGTTGCCGGTAGTTGATGATAAAGGAAACGTT
Coding sequences within:
- a CDS encoding mechanosensitive ion channel family protein, which translates into the protein MAFEFVDFDGFWLPLLNFVIGVSVTLIIAYLINRTLHVRIAKIIERNPSLETSYCFIRRLVLAVVIIIGVTSATFAAFPELGASIASIFVAAGFASIVVGLAAQSTLSNILAGMTISIFQPIRIDEAVMFNNEFCFVEDIKLMHTVLRTWDNRRLMVPNSRLQNEVIVNYTRTDPSKLTPVLVSISYESDLDKAMQIMVDVAKRHPDCLPMGDLPKVQVIEFGDSGITLRLLSRAKDQGTSFQMARDLLKEIKKEFDANGIEKPYPRRYLVVDPKIQRLLEEGILKPKPKRTPRKKGDQANTESEAAPTAK
- a CDS encoding MarC family protein produces the protein MIESAFFSLSDLSYWPYQVALVSAQIFAILNPVSVLPVFLSLTEDLNPASRHRIVARSSLAVFTICLVMAIAGNYILGFFNINIASLRVGGGILLMVIAVEMLGGLPRTKSIDAREEVAIVPIATPLLVGPGTMTTVILLSASVPLAVLVSSIIFVVLLTYIILRYSEHLIRLTGKNGIRALGRFMTIIIAAFAAQLLYSGLTEWLLSWGMIK
- a CDS encoding chloride channel protein; amino-acid sequence: MSKYSDDVRHYLLVVTVGLVAAFFAVAFYLLYSALWSSTQIAFSSSLLFLLPAAFVSIGLSYALVKLFAKTKTAGSGTHALLEAYHLTNGEISLRDVIVKPAAAILTIGFGGSAGPEGPSLLAGGGVAAALSRYFKVQADLRRRLFIAGAAAGLAATFRTPLTAILFALEIPYKNDLEREAFIEATLASVPAYLLSIVMLGSESIFGAVDSFSLTLDNIFLSLLLGLVCGFYALFFIKTFSWVERVAFRMRKKIGNIRLIFLGAIMLTVSGAFSVYTLGAGLHLVDAMLQGTAFSIVVLALIVLLKTLMTSITLNFGGSGGLFFPTIAIGAGIGYIFSSIFNPNLNAMFIAVGMAALLSGTHKILLTPVAFVVESLGGVFAIPALLASGVSYLVSGKYSFYPLQPRAKLKTKELALERFYFKGKEFVPEKLKSILASEFMTKNPVVLHQGTTVQEALKTFKKRNLRVLPVVDDKGNVAGVVNLEDIGCVDARRQEISLSETVMHKPALIDEDASLEQVALFMIEKQEDHVFILDKHGKLAGVISSIDVVKKILELLS